A DNA window from Drosophila biarmipes strain raj3 chromosome 2R, RU_DBia_V1.1, whole genome shotgun sequence contains the following coding sequences:
- the LOC108023106 gene encoding 39S ribosomal protein L42, mitochondrial, whose amino-acid sequence MSAARLYGGFRLFSSSAVQRNAVGGKSLVEAVAVTRSGRTIVAWHPDTPHPYENTQPLPKIAEIQTSSVVKESALKTAMQAFKGKHPEVARQELMQLTHTTKHRWFPRARDRKAKKTPMDRPYL is encoded by the coding sequence ATGTCAGCGGCACGTTTATACGGAGGTTTTCGTTTATTTTCCTCGAGCGCCGTGCAGCGCAACGCCGTCGGTGGCAAGAGCCTGGTGGAGGCCGTGGCCGTGACCAGGAGCGGCCGCACCATTGTGGCCTGGCACCCGGACACGCCCCATCCCTACGAGAACACCCAGCCGCTGCCTAAGATCGCCGAAATTCAGACCTCCTCGGTGGTCAAGGAGTCGGCGCTGAAGACGGCGATGCAGGCCTTTAAGGGCAAGCATCCCGAGGTGGCGCGCCAGGAGCTGATGCAGCTGACGCACACGACCAAGCACCGCTGGTTTCCACGCGCCCGCGACAGGAAGGCCAAGAAGACGCCGATGGACCGGCCGTACCTGTAG